From the genome of Papaver somniferum cultivar HN1 chromosome 2, ASM357369v1, whole genome shotgun sequence, one region includes:
- the LOC113350753 gene encoding uncharacterized protein LOC113350753, which translates to MLVLLLYVDDIILTGNSLTLMSTLISALKKVIAMQELGYLNYFLGIEAIIHEDYLVFSEKKYTLELLENAQMLDCKPCDTLISITHRDSIHDGKLLGNPLEYRTIVGSLQYLTHTRPGICFGVNYIIQFMYAPTDIHIMLVKRILRYLKGSIALGLTITAGDMSFLTTYTDSDWAGCAETRRTTSGYAIFLGSSLIPWSSKRQSTISQSSAVLSINVLLLLHQNLNGEEKLADLFTKGMFSYLLQASSSIAGD; encoded by the exons ATGCTGGTCCTATTGCTTTACGTGGATGACATTATTTTGACTGGTAATTCTCTTACTTTAATGTCTACACTCATTTCTGCTCTCAAGAAAGTGATTGCAATGCAGGAGTTAGGGTATTTGAATTATTTCTTGGGTATAGAGGCCATTATACATGAAGATTATTTAGTGTTTTCTGAGAAAAAGTACACTTTGGAGTTGTTGGAAAACGCACAAATGTTAGACTGTAAGCCTTGTGATACCCTTATTTCTATAACTCATAGGGACTCTATTCATGATGGAAAATTGTTGGGTAATCCTTTGGAGTATAGGACTATTGTTGGCAGTCTTCAATACCTAACACATACAAGGCCTGGTATATGTTTTGGGGTTAATTATATCATCCAATTTATGTATGCTCCCACTGATATTCATATTATGTTGGTTAAGAGAATCTTAAGATACCTAAAAGGCTCTATTGCATTGGGTCTCACTATTACGGCTGGTGATATGAGCTTTCTTACAACTTACACTGATTCTGACTGGGCTGGTTGCGCTGAGACCAGAAGAACTACTTCTGGTTATGCTATTTTCTTGGGCTCATCCTTAATTCCATGGTCTTCTAAAAGGCAGTCAACTATCTCTCAATCATCTGCAGTGCTAAGTATAAATGTCTTATTGTTGCTGCATCAGAACTTAAACGG TGAAGAGAAGCTTGCTGATTTGTTTACCAAGGGAATGTTTTCCTATCTTCTTCAAGCTTCTTCATCAATTGCTGGGGACTGA